In Feifania hominis, the following are encoded in one genomic region:
- the rpmA gene encoding 50S ribosomal protein L27: MIRLGLQFFAHKKGVGSTKNGRDSESKRLGVKRADGQFVLAGNILVRQRGTKIHPGVNVGRGSDDTLFAKVDGKVKFERVGKDRKRVSVYDVVAQ, translated from the coding sequence ATGATCAGATTAGGATTGCAGTTTTTTGCCCATAAAAAAGGCGTCGGTTCCACTAAGAACGGCCGTGACAGCGAGTCCAAGCGCCTCGGCGTCAAGAGAGCGGACGGTCAGTTCGTTCTGGCCGGCAACATCCTGGTTCGCCAGAGAGGAACCAAGATCCATCCCGGCGTCAACGTCGGCCGCGGCAGCGACGACACCCTGTTCGCCAAGGTGGACGGGAAAGTGAAATTTGAGAGAGTAGGCAAGGACAGAAAGCGCGTGAGCGTCTACGACGTCGTTGCCCAGTAA
- a CDS encoding TrkH family potassium uptake protein: MLIGFALVILLGALLLTLPISSRSGQWTNPLDALFTATSATCVTGLIVVDTYLHWSVFGQIVILLLIQTGGLGFMTLATMFSFFFRRTISLSERLTMMQSLGVDEMAGVVRLTKHILVGTLIFEGTGAVILSIRFASDFGWKDGIFKGIFHSISAFCNAGFDLMGQRSAFSSLTAYSGDIVVNVVIMLLIIIGGLGFIVWEDVYHQRSFKKLRVYSKLVLVFTAVLVVGGALLLAVFEWNNPAIMDSLDGKGKGLAFLFQSVTTRTAGFNTIEQSAMTSPSVLLSMILMFIGGSSGSTAGGVKTVTMGVVLLAVFYVARGRRNIEVLGRRVSYDDVLRAVAVVVIAIVLVVTSIFVISMVEPFSLRDIAYECVSAFATVGISMGITPQLTALSKLILIFLMFAGRLGILTITFTIAMKLAKRRDDVRYPETKLMIG; encoded by the coding sequence ATGCTGATCGGGTTTGCTCTGGTTATCCTGCTGGGGGCGCTGCTTCTCACACTGCCGATTTCCTCGCGCAGCGGCCAGTGGACCAATCCCCTTGACGCGCTGTTTACCGCCACCAGCGCCACCTGTGTGACCGGTCTGATCGTGGTCGACACCTACCTGCACTGGAGCGTATTCGGCCAGATTGTCATTCTGCTGCTGATTCAGACGGGCGGCCTCGGCTTCATGACGCTGGCGACCATGTTCTCCTTTTTCTTCCGGCGGACCATCTCGCTGAGCGAACGCCTGACGATGATGCAGTCGCTCGGCGTCGACGAGATGGCGGGCGTCGTGCGTCTGACAAAACACATTCTCGTCGGCACGCTCATCTTTGAGGGTACGGGCGCGGTCATTCTGAGCATCCGCTTCGCCAGTGACTTCGGCTGGAAAGACGGGATATTCAAGGGGATATTTCACTCCATATCCGCTTTCTGCAACGCCGGGTTTGACCTGATGGGGCAGCGCAGCGCGTTTTCCAGTCTCACCGCCTATTCGGGAGACATCGTGGTCAATGTGGTCATTATGCTGCTGATCATCATAGGCGGGCTCGGCTTTATCGTCTGGGAGGATGTCTACCATCAGCGCAGCTTTAAAAAGCTGCGCGTCTACTCCAAGCTGGTGCTGGTCTTCACGGCGGTGCTCGTCGTGGGCGGGGCTCTGCTGCTGGCTGTCTTCGAGTGGAACAATCCCGCCATCATGGACAGCCTCGACGGCAAGGGAAAGGGACTTGCGTTTCTCTTTCAGTCGGTGACGACCAGAACAGCGGGCTTCAACACCATCGAACAGTCGGCCATGACGTCGCCGTCGGTGCTGCTGAGCATGATTCTGATGTTCATCGGCGGCTCCTCCGGCTCCACGGCGGGCGGCGTCAAAACCGTCACAATGGGCGTCGTGCTGCTTGCGGTCTTCTATGTGGCCCGCGGCCGGCGCAACATCGAGGTGCTCGGCCGGCGAGTCAGCTACGACGACGTGCTGCGCGCGGTCGCGGTGGTGGTCATCGCCATTGTTCTCGTGGTGACGAGCATCTTTGTCATCTCCATGGTTGAGCCGTTTTCACTGCGGGACATCGCCTATGAGTGTGTCTCGGCCTTTGCCACGGTCGGCATCTCCATGGGCATTACACCGCAGTTGACGGCGCTGAGCAAGCTGATTCTCATCTTTCTGATGTTTGCCGGCCGGCTCGGCATTCTGACCATCACGTTTACCATAGCGATGAAACTGGCAAAGCGCAGGGATGACGTGCGCTACCCGGAGACAAAACTCATGATCGGTTGA
- a CDS encoding TrmH family RNA methyltransferase — translation MQGVQHITSADNARLKQAVKLHRRSGRREAGEFLIEGPKLLHEAVKSGVALRAVFCEERSLEIAGRLGAPDIFVVPARLLQKLCDTESPQGCVGVAAIPACGAAPLETQGCYLVLENIQDPGNVGTILRTAEAFCVSAVLVLGATADLYGPKVVRSAMGSLFRQRVRFFESAQLLREALSEAGIRLYGAALRGDTRSITACGLGPGTAVAVGNEGSGLTQELLALCDGTLKIPMGAATESLNAAVAASIIMWEMSRETRREEV, via the coding sequence ATGCAGGGGGTACAGCATATCACAAGCGCCGATAACGCCCGGCTCAAGCAGGCGGTGAAACTGCACCGCCGCTCGGGCCGCCGTGAGGCGGGAGAGTTTCTCATCGAGGGGCCGAAACTGCTGCATGAGGCCGTGAAAAGCGGCGTCGCGCTGCGGGCGGTCTTCTGTGAGGAGCGCTCGCTTGAGATTGCCGGCCGCCTCGGCGCGCCGGACATCTTTGTAGTGCCGGCGCGGCTTCTCCAAAAACTCTGCGACACCGAGTCGCCGCAGGGCTGCGTGGGCGTCGCCGCGATTCCCGCGTGCGGCGCTGCGCCGCTTGAGACGCAGGGGTGCTATCTCGTTTTGGAAAACATACAGGACCCCGGCAACGTAGGCACCATCCTGCGCACAGCCGAGGCCTTTTGCGTCAGCGCCGTCCTGGTGCTCGGGGCGACTGCGGACCTCTATGGCCCCAAGGTCGTGCGCAGCGCGATGGGTTCGCTCTTTCGCCAGAGAGTGCGTTTCTTTGAGAGCGCGCAGCTGCTGAGAGAGGCCCTGAGCGAGGCGGGAATCCGCCTCTACGGCGCGGCGCTTCGGGGGGATACGCGCAGCATCACGGCCTGCGGTCTGGGCCCTGGAACCGCCGTTGCGGTCGGCAATGAGGGCAGCGGGCTGACGCAGGAACTTCTCGCGCTGTGTGACGGCACACTCAAAATCCCCATGGGCGCGGCAACCGAGTCGCTCAACGCGGCCGTGGCGGCTTCTATCATAATGTGGGAGATGTCCCGGGAGACCCGGCGGGAGGAAGTATGA
- the obgE gene encoding GTPase ObgE encodes MFIDVAKIRVRAGDGGNGAVAFHREKYVAAGGPDGGDGGNGGNVVFVVDDHLNTLIDFKYRKKYIAENGANGATKNCTGKSAADLVIKVPRGTVIKEAQSGQIIKDMSGDERFVVCRGGKGGWGNSHFATPTRQCPRFAKSGTRGEELELILELKLLADVGLVGFPNVGKSTLLSVVSAAKPKIANYHFTTLKPQLGVVRVDEGVSFVMADIPGLIEGAAEGEGLGHEFLRHVDRCRLLVHIVDVSGSEGRDPIEDFTAINRELENWNSELAARPQIVVGNKTDLVGDPQQIERFRAHVESLGYRFVTMSAATAQGTGELVNLIAAELGNLPPVEIYESEYVPVQKSVEGERRIDIRREGELYVVEGEWLLQVLGSVNFDDYESLTYFQKVLTNAGVYKKLEEMGIQDGDLVSVYGVQFEYVR; translated from the coding sequence ATGTTTATTGATGTTGCAAAAATCCGCGTGAGAGCGGGAGACGGCGGCAACGGAGCCGTCGCGTTTCACCGCGAGAAGTATGTGGCGGCCGGCGGGCCGGACGGCGGCGACGGCGGCAACGGCGGCAACGTGGTGTTCGTCGTGGACGACCATCTCAACACCCTGATCGACTTCAAATACCGCAAAAAGTACATCGCCGAGAACGGGGCCAACGGCGCCACAAAAAACTGCACGGGCAAATCCGCGGCGGACCTTGTGATCAAAGTGCCGCGCGGCACCGTCATCAAGGAGGCCCAGAGCGGCCAGATCATCAAGGACATGTCCGGTGACGAGCGGTTTGTCGTCTGCCGCGGCGGCAAGGGGGGCTGGGGCAACAGCCACTTCGCGACCCCCACCCGCCAGTGCCCGCGCTTTGCCAAGAGCGGCACCAGAGGGGAGGAGCTCGAGCTCATCCTCGAGCTCAAACTGCTTGCGGACGTGGGGCTGGTCGGCTTTCCGAACGTCGGAAAGTCCACGCTGCTGTCCGTGGTGTCGGCGGCAAAGCCCAAAATTGCAAACTACCACTTCACAACGCTCAAACCCCAGCTCGGCGTCGTGCGGGTGGACGAGGGCGTGTCTTTCGTCATGGCCGACATTCCCGGCCTCATCGAGGGCGCGGCCGAGGGCGAGGGACTCGGTCACGAGTTTCTGCGCCATGTCGACCGCTGCCGCCTGCTTGTGCACATCGTCGACGTGTCGGGCAGCGAGGGCCGTGATCCGATTGAGGACTTCACGGCCATCAACCGTGAGCTCGAAAACTGGAACAGCGAGCTGGCCGCCCGGCCGCAGATTGTTGTCGGCAACAAGACCGACCTCGTCGGCGACCCGCAGCAGATCGAACGCTTTCGTGCGCATGTCGAGTCGCTCGGCTATCGGTTTGTGACCATGTCGGCCGCAACCGCGCAGGGGACGGGCGAGCTCGTCAATCTCATAGCGGCCGAGCTTGGGAACCTGCCCCCTGTTGAGATCTACGAGAGCGAGTATGTGCCAGTGCAAAAGAGCGTCGAGGGCGAGCGCCGTATCGACATCCGCCGCGAGGGCGAGCTCTACGTGGTTGAGGGCGAGTGGCTTCTCCAGGTGCTCGGCTCGGTCAACTTCGACGACTACGAGTCGCTGACCTACTTCCAGAAAGTGCTCACAAACGCGGGCGTCTACAAAAAGCTTGAGGAAATGGGCATTCAGGACGGCGACCTTGTGTCGGTCTACGGGGTGCAGTTTGAGTATGTCCGATAG
- the rplT gene encoding 50S ribosomal protein L20, protein MARVKGAMMTRKRRKKVLKLAKGYYGGKSRLFKTANQAVMKSLQYAYIGRKQKKREFRNLWITRISAGCKMNNTNYSTFMHGLKVAGIDLNRKVLADLAHSDPAGFASLVKTSLTALGK, encoded by the coding sequence ATGGCACGTGTAAAAGGCGCGATGATGACCCGCAAGAGAAGAAAAAAGGTACTCAAGCTCGCAAAGGGCTATTACGGCGGCAAGAGCCGGCTGTTTAAGACGGCGAACCAGGCCGTTATGAAATCTCTGCAGTATGCCTACATCGGCAGAAAGCAGAAGAAGAGAGAGTTTAGAAACCTGTGGATCACCAGAATCTCCGCGGGCTGCAAAATGAACAACACCAATTACTCAACTTTCATGCACGGGCTGAAAGTCGCCGGCATCGATCTCAACAGAAAGGTGCTCGCCGATCTTGCCCACAGCGATCCGGCGGGCTTTGCGAGCCTTGTCAAGACTTCGCTCACCGCGCTGGGAAAATAG
- a CDS encoding potassium channel family protein: MKSFAVIGLGRFGSNLAKTLFSLGYEVMAVDEDEERVARISDYVTHAVVGDARDEGVLKSIGIRNVDCVVVALSGDMQSSILVTLLLKEMGVKFILSKAMSEVHARVLTKVGADQIVFPEKDMGMRVAQSLAMNNILDFIELSEEYSIVEVVMPERWAGKTLRDLNVRANYGVNIMAIRHEQTKEISVSPNPDEELIAGDALIIIGTNDDITQITKL; encoded by the coding sequence ATGAAGTCATTTGCAGTCATCGGCCTCGGCCGGTTCGGAAGCAATCTTGCAAAGACCCTGTTTAGCCTCGGCTATGAGGTTATGGCGGTCGATGAGGATGAGGAGCGCGTCGCCAGAATCAGCGACTACGTCACCCACGCGGTGGTCGGCGATGCGCGCGACGAGGGGGTTCTCAAATCCATCGGCATCCGCAATGTGGACTGCGTGGTGGTCGCGCTCTCGGGAGATATGCAGTCGAGCATCCTTGTGACGCTGCTTCTCAAGGAGATGGGTGTCAAATTCATCCTCTCCAAGGCCATGAGCGAGGTGCATGCGCGCGTTTTGACCAAGGTGGGCGCGGATCAGATCGTCTTTCCAGAGAAAGACATGGGTATGAGAGTGGCCCAGAGCCTGGCGATGAACAACATTCTCGACTTCATCGAGCTGTCGGAGGAGTACTCCATCGTCGAGGTTGTCATGCCTGAGCGGTGGGCAGGAAAGACCCTGCGCGATTTGAATGTGCGTGCAAACTACGGCGTCAACATCATGGCCATCCGACACGAACAGACCAAGGAGATCTCCGTTTCGCCAAACCCCGACGAAGAGCTGATTGCCGGCGACGCGCTGATTATCATCGGCACGAACGACGACATCACCCAGATCACAAAGCTCTGA
- the rplU gene encoding 50S ribosomal protein L21, which yields MYAVIVTGGKQYKVQEGDVIYVEKLAGEADSEVTFDNVLALNKDDTLTVGTPSVSGATVTGKIVKQGKSKKIRVFKFKAKKNYRRRQGHRQLYTKVQIEKINA from the coding sequence GTGTACGCAGTTATCGTAACCGGCGGCAAACAGTACAAAGTACAGGAAGGCGACGTCATCTACGTCGAGAAACTGGCTGGGGAAGCCGACAGCGAGGTCACGTTTGACAATGTGCTCGCGCTGAACAAGGACGACACCCTGACCGTTGGCACGCCGAGTGTTTCGGGCGCCACTGTGACCGGCAAGATTGTCAAACAGGGCAAGAGCAAGAAGATCAGAGTCTTCAAGTTCAAGGCCAAGAAGAACTACAGAAGACGCCAGGGCCACAGACAGCTCTATACCAAGGTTCAGATCGAAAAGATCAACGCGTAA
- the rpmI gene encoding 50S ribosomal protein L35, whose amino-acid sequence MPKIKTHTGAKKRFKLTATGKVKRAKAYRRHILTKKSTKVKRNLRAAAYADKTNAPAIKKLIPYK is encoded by the coding sequence ATGCCCAAGATCAAGACGCACACTGGTGCCAAAAAGAGATTCAAACTCACCGCCACCGGAAAGGTGAAGAGAGCAAAAGCGTATAGAAGACATATCCTCACCAAGAAGTCGACCAAAGTCAAGAGAAATCTTCGCGCCGCCGCCTATGCTGACAAGACCAACGCGCCGGCAATCAAGAAGCTCATTCCGTACAAATAA
- a CDS encoding bifunctional 5,10-methylenetetrahydrofolate dehydrogenase/5,10-methenyltetrahydrofolate cyclohydrolase, whose product MPAKIIDGKSIAQQVRDSVAVQARELAERGVTPHLAVVIAGDDQASQVYVRSQARACAAVGIRSTVLQLSADITEEELLDEIEQLNTDNRVHGILIQRPLPPQINPERAIEAVSPRKDVDASHPQNVGRIMIGSYDFLPCTPASVMELLRRENVEICGRDCVVIGRSNIVGKPVGMLLMHENGTVTLCHSRTRNLPEVTRRADILVSAVGEAGFVTADMVKPGAVVIDVGMNRNAEGKLCGDVDFGPVSEIASLITPVPGGVGPMTITMLLENTIKAAKLAVKNTQECG is encoded by the coding sequence ATGCCGGCGAAGATCATTGACGGAAAGAGCATTGCACAGCAGGTGCGCGACTCGGTCGCCGTTCAGGCGAGAGAGCTCGCCGAACGGGGCGTGACGCCCCATCTCGCCGTTGTGATTGCCGGCGACGACCAGGCGTCGCAGGTCTATGTCAGAAGCCAGGCCAGGGCCTGCGCGGCGGTCGGCATCCGCTCCACGGTCCTGCAGCTCTCGGCTGACATCACCGAGGAGGAGCTGCTCGACGAGATCGAGCAGCTCAATACCGACAATCGGGTGCACGGCATTCTCATCCAGCGGCCGCTGCCGCCGCAGATCAATCCTGAGCGCGCCATTGAGGCCGTCAGCCCGCGCAAGGACGTCGACGCCTCCCATCCGCAGAACGTCGGGCGCATCATGATCGGCAGCTACGATTTTCTGCCCTGCACGCCGGCGAGCGTCATGGAGCTGCTGCGCCGGGAGAATGTGGAGATCTGCGGCAGAGACTGCGTCGTCATCGGCCGCAGCAACATTGTCGGCAAGCCGGTCGGCATGCTGCTGATGCATGAGAACGGCACGGTGACGCTCTGCCACTCCAGAACACGGAATCTGCCGGAGGTGACCCGCCGGGCGGACATTCTCGTCTCGGCGGTGGGCGAAGCGGGCTTTGTCACAGCCGATATGGTGAAGCCCGGAGCCGTGGTCATCGACGTCGGTATGAACCGAAACGCCGAGGGAAAACTATGCGGAGACGTCGATTTCGGACCGGTCAGCGAGATCGCGTCGCTGATCACGCCGGTGCCCGGCGGCGTGGGGCCCATGACCATTACCATGCTCCTTGAAAACACCATAAAGGCGGCAAAACTGGCCGTCAAAAACACACAAGAATGTGGTTGA
- the lgt gene encoding prolipoprotein diacylglyceryl transferase, with protein MLQPNGTGPISFPGLGIHDLNVSRVAFTLFGKDFYWYAIIIATGFVLAALLAMRLCKKYGENFDEYLNMILIGTPVSIIGARLYYVLQMPELYDSFYDVIAIWNGGLGIYGAIIGAVLTVIVYCKIRKMNMWKVLDVLAPCLMLGQAIGRWGNFFNQEAYGEVTDLPWRMELVIRGVRTCVHPTFLYESLWNFIGLAILLVLFNHIKFPGYIFWCYTGWYGIGRFFIESLRTDSLMILGLRTSMWVGLICFVTAVVVIALKLRRLRAEKPSDYVPQFAGEIGDLKQAEDSPSPQEEHGEAAEEQSGEEGETDAGEDH; from the coding sequence ATGCTCCAGCCAAACGGAACCGGCCCGATCTCATTCCCGGGCCTCGGCATCCATGACCTGAATGTCAGCCGGGTCGCCTTTACGCTCTTCGGCAAGGACTTCTACTGGTACGCGATCATCATCGCGACCGGCTTTGTGCTCGCGGCGCTGCTGGCGATGCGCCTGTGCAAAAAGTACGGGGAGAACTTTGACGAGTACCTCAACATGATTCTCATCGGCACGCCGGTGTCGATCATCGGCGCGCGGCTCTACTATGTGCTGCAGATGCCCGAGCTCTACGACAGCTTCTACGACGTCATCGCCATCTGGAACGGGGGCCTTGGTATCTATGGGGCGATCATCGGCGCGGTGCTGACGGTCATCGTCTACTGCAAAATCCGAAAGATGAACATGTGGAAAGTGCTCGACGTGCTGGCGCCCTGTCTGATGCTCGGCCAGGCGATCGGCCGCTGGGGCAATTTCTTCAACCAGGAGGCCTACGGCGAGGTGACCGATCTGCCCTGGCGCATGGAGCTCGTCATCCGCGGGGTCAGGACCTGCGTGCACCCGACATTCCTCTACGAGTCGCTGTGGAATTTCATCGGCCTTGCCATTTTGCTGGTGTTGTTCAACCACATCAAGTTTCCGGGATACATCTTCTGGTGCTATACGGGCTGGTACGGGATTGGACGCTTTTTCATCGAGAGTCTGCGCACCGACAGCCTGATGATTCTCGGCCTGCGCACCTCCATGTGGGTGGGGCTCATCTGCTTTGTCACGGCGGTTGTCGTAATCGCGCTCAAGCTGCGCCGCCTGCGGGCAGAAAAGCCGTCCGACTATGTGCCGCAGTTTGCAGGTGAGATCGGAGACCTCAAGCAGGCGGAGGACAGCCCGTCTCCCCAGGAGGAGCACGGGGAAGCCGCTGAAGAGCAGAGTGGGGAAGAGGGAGAGACCGATGCCGGCGAAGATCATTGA
- a CDS encoding ribosomal-processing cysteine protease Prp, translating into MTRAIFRTRAQRILGFEISGHSGYAEAGEDIVCAGVSSAVQLTVNAVVEIIGVAAQVRSRREDAFVSLTLPGEMDDECMQQCQIALRALLLQLELLEEECPEFLNVIHSEV; encoded by the coding sequence ATGACCAGAGCGATTTTCCGAACCAGAGCGCAGAGAATACTGGGCTTTGAGATCTCGGGCCACAGCGGATACGCCGAGGCGGGCGAGGACATCGTCTGCGCGGGCGTTTCGAGCGCGGTTCAGTTGACTGTCAACGCGGTCGTCGAGATCATCGGCGTCGCGGCGCAGGTTCGCTCCCGCAGGGAGGACGCTTTTGTGTCGCTCACCCTGCCCGGGGAGATGGACGATGAGTGCATGCAGCAGTGCCAAATCGCTCTTCGCGCGCTTCTTCTACAGCTTGAGCTGCTCGAAGAGGAGTGCCCGGAGTTTTTGAACGTGATACATTCGGAGGTGTGA
- the infC gene encoding translation initiation factor IF-3 has product MLINEEIRNQQVRVIDTDGSQLGIMMSSDALSQAYSRNLDLVEISPNANPPVCKIMDYGKFRFEQAKRDKEARRNQKVVEIKEVRMSVNIDTHDFETKVKAAKKFLNEGNRVKVSVRFRGREMSHTSLGTELLNRFAESCTDIGTVDKPPKLEGRTMSLFMSQKQAK; this is encoded by the coding sequence ATGCTCATCAATGAGGAGATTCGCAATCAGCAGGTGCGCGTAATCGACACCGACGGCAGTCAGCTCGGCATCATGATGTCGTCCGACGCGCTGTCACAGGCGTATTCCCGCAATCTGGATCTGGTTGAGATCTCACCAAACGCTAATCCCCCTGTCTGCAAGATTATGGACTACGGCAAATTCCGCTTTGAACAGGCCAAGAGGGATAAGGAGGCGCGCCGGAATCAGAAAGTCGTCGAAATCAAGGAAGTCCGCATGTCGGTCAACATTGATACCCACGACTTTGAGACCAAGGTCAAGGCTGCCAAGAAGTTTTTGAACGAGGGCAACCGTGTCAAGGTGTCAGTTCGGTTCCGCGGGCGTGAGATGAGCCACACGTCGCTCGGCACCGAGCTTTTAAACCGCTTTGCCGAGAGCTGTACTGATATTGGCACCGTCGACAAGCCCCCGAAGCTCGAGGGCAGAACCATGTCACTGTTCATGAGTCAAAAACAGGCGAAATAA
- the dprA gene encoding DNA-processing protein DprA, producing the protein MTDNTVYHIWLQSKIRAGSNKAPALFAAFGNVRGVYSADEKKLRSCSFLSPAECRTLAQKDLGPAQETMRRCESIGASILTPEDSAYPKRLAALSDLPLALYVLGELPDIDDEICLGVVGTRGATQRGSASIDRFVPGLARCGVIIVSGMAAGIDTLAHVAALKRGGRTIAVLGCAIDRVYPAENAELKRRIAENCAVVSEYPPGAVTDRSSFPARNRIISGLSLGVAVVQAPRKSGALITARHAAEQGRDVFAVPGGIDDVQFEGCNQLLRDGAIALTEPMDVLREYWSAFPHRIRGQKSGAAYTKRDRTQQKVPVAAAPKLVYHDEKPSPTADLELTGEQRAVLAVLTEQPLTIDQIATRSGLPVQRVSVTLLFLNMKGYVRSLPGSRYRLM; encoded by the coding sequence ATGACGGACAACACGGTATACCACATCTGGCTGCAGTCCAAAATAAGAGCGGGCAGCAACAAGGCGCCCGCGCTCTTTGCTGCATTCGGCAATGTGCGCGGCGTCTACAGTGCCGATGAGAAAAAGCTGCGCAGCTGCTCCTTTCTGAGTCCGGCAGAGTGCCGCACCCTGGCGCAGAAGGACCTGGGCCCGGCGCAGGAGACCATGCGGCGCTGTGAGAGCATCGGGGCGTCCATCCTGACGCCGGAGGACAGCGCCTATCCGAAGAGGCTCGCTGCGCTGAGCGATCTGCCACTCGCGCTCTATGTCCTCGGTGAGCTGCCCGACATCGACGACGAGATCTGTCTGGGCGTCGTGGGCACAAGAGGTGCGACACAGCGTGGAAGTGCGTCGATTGACCGCTTTGTGCCGGGACTTGCGCGGTGCGGAGTCATCATTGTCAGCGGCATGGCCGCCGGCATCGACACGCTCGCCCATGTCGCCGCGCTCAAGAGAGGCGGGCGCACGATCGCGGTACTCGGCTGCGCGATTGACAGAGTATATCCGGCTGAGAACGCTGAGCTCAAGCGGCGCATTGCCGAAAACTGCGCCGTGGTCTCGGAGTACCCGCCGGGCGCGGTGACAGACCGCTCCAGCTTCCCGGCGAGAAATCGCATCATCAGCGGCCTCTCGCTCGGCGTAGCCGTGGTGCAGGCGCCGCGAAAGAGCGGAGCGCTGATCACGGCGCGCCACGCGGCCGAGCAGGGCCGCGATGTCTTCGCAGTGCCGGGCGGCATCGATGACGTTCAGTTTGAGGGATGCAATCAGCTGCTGCGCGACGGCGCCATTGCGCTGACCGAGCCGATGGACGTGCTGCGGGAATATTGGTCCGCCTTTCCACATAGAATTCGGGGGCAGAAAAGCGGCGCGGCATATACGAAGCGCGACAGGACGCAGCAGAAAGTGCCGGTTGCAGCCGCGCCGAAATTGGTGTATCATGATGAGAAACCGTCTCCCACAGCGGATTTGGAGCTGACTGGGGAGCAGAGGGCGGTGCTGGCGGTTCTGACGGAGCAGCCGCTGACCATTGACCAGATTGCCACGCGCAGCGGTCTGCCGGTACAGAGAGTGTCGGTCACACTGCTGTTTTTGAATATGAAAGGCTATGTCCGCAGTCTGCCGGGCAGCCGTTACCGGCTGATGTAA
- the yfmH gene encoding EF-P 5-aminopentanol modification-associated protein YfmH, with the protein MQIIRDEKLGEQITLIKRPNGLRVLVYEKPDFSNTYAMFATHFGSIDNCFRRAGESEFSRVPDGVAHFLEHKLFESEGEDAFVRYARTGASANAFTSFDKTAYLFSCTEQFSESFEILLDFVQHPYFTEQTVKKEQGIIGQEIRMYDDDPDWRAMFNLLAALYHNHPARIDIAGTVESIAEITPEVLYRCYETFYNPRNMVITVCGPVTADEVIQVCDRVLEDREPIAFERAPVEEPREVRESFVRQSLPVPVPLFCIGVKDHDVGLTGAAGAEHEALWNILLEALCGRGTELYRELYDSGLIGGSFAREYLTGGSFAAAIVSGESRDPRAVFEKFSEKLAALAGQGLDADAFERARRVGYGRAVAVLDSTDDAAQSLMECEFKKTTVFEMIEAYRGATCEKINALLREIRPSQLALSVIESDEK; encoded by the coding sequence ATGCAGATTATCCGCGACGAAAAACTGGGCGAGCAGATCACCCTGATAAAACGGCCGAACGGCCTGCGTGTGCTGGTCTATGAAAAGCCCGACTTTTCAAATACCTATGCGATGTTTGCGACCCATTTTGGGTCGATTGACAACTGCTTTCGCCGCGCTGGCGAGAGCGAGTTTTCCCGTGTGCCCGACGGTGTGGCCCACTTTCTCGAACACAAGCTCTTTGAGAGCGAGGGGGAGGACGCCTTTGTGCGCTATGCGCGCACGGGCGCCTCGGCAAATGCGTTTACAAGCTTTGACAAGACGGCCTATCTCTTCTCCTGCACGGAGCAGTTTTCCGAGTCTTTCGAGATTCTGCTCGACTTTGTGCAGCACCCCTATTTCACCGAGCAGACCGTGAAAAAGGAGCAGGGGATCATCGGCCAGGAGATCCGCATGTACGACGACGATCCGGACTGGCGCGCCATGTTCAATTTGCTCGCGGCGCTCTACCACAATCACCCCGCGCGCATCGACATCGCCGGCACGGTCGAGTCCATCGCCGAGATCACACCCGAGGTGCTCTACCGCTGCTACGAGACCTTTTACAATCCCCGCAACATGGTCATCACGGTCTGCGGTCCGGTCACGGCCGACGAGGTGATTCAAGTCTGCGACCGGGTGCTTGAGGACCGCGAGCCCATTGCCTTTGAGCGCGCGCCGGTGGAGGAGCCGCGCGAGGTGCGCGAGAGCTTTGTGCGCCAGTCGCTGCCCGTGCCAGTGCCGCTGTTCTGCATCGGCGTCAAGGACCACGACGTCGGCCTCACGGGCGCTGCCGGCGCCGAGCACGAGGCTCTTTGGAACATTCTGCTCGAGGCGCTCTGCGGCAGGGGGACGGAGCTCTACCGCGAGCTCTACGACAGCGGCCTGATCGGCGGCAGTTTCGCCAGGGAGTATCTCACCGGCGGCAGCTTTGCCGCGGCTATTGTCAGCGGCGAGAGCCGTGACCCGCGGGCGGTCTTTGAAAAGTTCAGCGAAAAGCTCGCCGCGCTCGCCGGACAGGGCCTTGACGCCGACGCCTTTGAGCGCGCGCGCCGCGTCGGCTACGGCCGGGCGGTGGCCGTTCTCGACAGCACCGACGACGCGGCCCAGTCCCTGATGGAGTGCGAGTTTAAAAAGACGACCGTCTTTGAGATGATCGAGGCGTACCGCGGCGCCACATGCGAAAAAATCAACGCGCTGCTCAGAGAGATCCGTCCGTCGCAGCTTGCGCTCTCGGTCATCGAGTCCGACGAAAAATAG